In Xiphophorus maculatus strain JP 163 A chromosome 17, X_maculatus-5.0-male, whole genome shotgun sequence, the genomic stretch tttcttcttctgtatATACTTAAGAAAATCCTGGGAcagaaaagttgaataaaacagaacaagaaacTCCTGATGGTATTAATTATCAGAGTTgcagtaatattttaaatattctggtCAGATTAATGaagttttctgtaaaatcttaaatattctGGTCAGATTAATGaagttttctgtaaaatcttaaatattctGGTCAGATTAATGAAGTTTTCTGTATGAACTTCTTGTTATTCGTTGTTTTTAAAGCGAGTTAGTTTGGTATTTCTCCAAACTGCATATCCTGACATGAAGGTACACGACAGTCTGCAAACAAAACCGAGATAACCACAACATGAACTTCAACTTGACCCAGGAGTTTCCTGTAAACCGATTGGCTCCTCCCCCTGCTGTCTGATTGGCTGACGGCGCCCCGACCTGCAGGTGGGTCATTCTGCCAACAGGTCAACGCCACTTCGACTGCAGAACAGGTAGGATCCATCTGCTGCGCGACGCCTCACTCACTGACTTTTATGACCAGCTAAGAgctacatttaaataatttatttctcaatttaaagcagattttattGGTTGGTTAATGATGCTGAAGATTAGtcgtaaaataaaaagttgttacTGCTGAGGAGACAATAAACTGGCAGAAAATCTGCTTATTTGTAGCAGATTTTCAGTTAAATGATTTATCGTTGTCAAGAAAACCCGAGATCATCCCACTTCTCCATGCTGGAGaatttagtttaacagtaacaaTACATAAAGTTACCTTTAAAATTTATCACACAAGTGACATCAAgacccaacagtagacttaaactTCAATAAGAtcaatctggttgtgtgtgttgtttttgtttcctgcaaactttgctttaattgtatttcttttttctatctaatcataagaaattatagtcagacagagagagacatggaacaggaggagcaggtttcctggaaaaagaggaagatttataaaaacagttgagactattccttatttcaaagcatgaaagttttaaagaataaagtctaaacattttgagtaattagatatgattcaaagtaaaatacttatattaatattggtttacttgtaagaatacttacacttacatttgtggaaatacaagtaaaataagtaaaaaactttggtatcaaataattagaatcatggattatatTCTCAggaaacatctgtaataactcaaattaagattataataagagtaactaataagttatggttatcataaaattataaatgaatgctaaatcagagaagctaaataatttataaatgtgattttgacattgaacttgaaatggtgtaaaaaggtgtaactgcaattaaacatcactgatgtgttggaggtagatggtaggtgaaaggtgaaaggttaagagaaaaaggggaactaacaggagagcagagatgatcaacgctttatttagaaacagattgttgaacaacttaaacttttcaaagaaaaggttgtgcaggTAATGGAtgtaggaggttgagcaaccctgagacattagcacagacagcaggacataatgtctgtaagacagtgatggatatgagatcatctgtctgatcAGACAGTCAATGAAATAAACACAGCATcagtgctagccaatgcaaacgcaccaaaagaggaacctttggttggatcctccaggcagcttcgAGCCGAGATccagatggacaaagaactctgcagctgaagaagagccggggccacggagccgaagactgtccggccatggggaccaacccgtcagccctacaacctgtggcttcaaatcgcacttctctcatcggctgggttcagaccccaaagacaaagaagaagataaagggaaagacaaagaacaaagaagaagaactggtgccttccttccatGAGGTCAGCGCGTCTACATCTCAACGGACCCGGAAGATTGTGAGACAAGATGAAAGGAGCTTCAGActcttcctgccagcaccaagtcctgtgtgacctcaccatccatgcggagaagaaactcatcagacctacagagatcctgCCTTCgtcgatcaacatcttcctcctgctgcaacatcttcatcatcatcaagccaggtctggggttcgaaacgccaaactccgtccgtctctctcaaaggttcccttttttagttctcagtgtcagcagtagggaaagatagactagatgactgattttacttatttgattatttctgctactgaattaagctgtactgacccttgcaaaaatgccttactaataaaatatttagcataaagaaaatctaaaagatgttgtggacattcagttaatgagtcaccttaaagttctttgatggttgtaaaatagctatgatgtttgattctggagaggaagaagtgaaaaatgtttttaggttgctggtagcccatatttaaaacatcatccttgggactcgctgagtcactaaaacctacctggttcaataacaaatgcaagttgtaaaatagagaaggagcgaccgttaacaggtgtgctctgtgaaactagttggctgcaggctgctcagtctggctaattcacagagggaagaagggtgggacacctggatgtaggccgtcagaaaACCAGGCGAATTGTTTCTCGAtgccagcttaaacagagtttacttcagttctggacagggtaaatcccggcagatttaggaaactcaattaacccgttagacggagagctggtagcacatctcccctctcagaagaggaagtagagagagagagggcggGTTGTGCAACAACAACGTCTGTGTGACTTTTTAACAAGCACTTAAATGataaagtttattcatttttgagTTAAAGAGCCTCAAACTAGGCAAATCTGCATTTTAGACACAAAAACTAGGTTGTTTTTTATGTAGTAGTACCAActaaatttaagtattttttctattcaattcagttaaaaaataatttatttaatcaccaaaagagattaaataaatgaccaaaaatggagaataagctttcagtttttatgctcctctaatTTGAAACAAacgaccagaaaactgcaaaacaaccaaaacactgagttcctttaaatcaaggctaaaaacacCATTTATTTAGAGCTGAATTTGATCCAATATAActagaaaatatattaattctGGATTATAACTTCTCTTTATCtatgttttcatcatgtaaaacaatttaaattgtCGTGTTGCTGACATGTACTATACTAATAAACTTCACTTCAAAACAATACTACAATCTGACaaatggaaaacattattttagctCATCTACTTTGTAATATTAGGGAATagtgtaaaattaaatttttcaaggtttttattatgttataatgtcattctTTGATCATTCAGCCCCAattaaaactcaataaaaagtTGGTGTTGCCTCAATAAACACATCCAAGCGTAAATATTCTAGCTGAATATTCGTGTTTCTCCAGGTCGCCATGCCGTCCATCGTAGATCTGATCAGGAAGAAGAGGGACGGAGGTCAGCTGACCGATGAGGAGATCAAATTCTTCATCGAGTCTGTAACAACCAGACGGATGCAGGACTGCCAGATCGGTAGGAACGGCTCGATTCAGAGCCAAACTGAAGCCGAGCGGCTTTCATTTCTGCCTCTGCCTTAAGGGGCCATGCTGATGGCGATCTGGCAGCGAGGGATGGTGGCCGCGGAGATTCGCACGCTGACCCGGGGGATGATGGCATCTGGGGAGGTGATGAGGTGGCCGGACGACTGGAAGAGGCTGATGGTGGACAAACACTCGACGGGAGGCGTGGGGGACAAAGTGAGCCTGGTGCTGGCGCCGGCGCTGGCGGCTTGTGGCTGTAAGGTAACACCTGGACCCACTCAGCGTTTTTACTGGAAAACCTTAAATAGTTACTGGTACAACGATTCAATAAGGAGTCCTTCCCTTTTTTTGTCCTCTAATGACACTTTATATTTAGGGTaggcaacaggtgggggaggggaagCACTGATGAGGGAACTCTGGTCACTCTGGCGTTTCATGTAGTAGACTTTaaactagggctgaaacaatcAATTGAATTAATTGTGATTCATTGGTTATtgaaataacaaattttgtAATCGACTAATCGGTAACTGGAGACTCAAAAAAAGGTCATTTACTAAAAGAACAACAAGTTCAGAACTGTAATTACACCAAAACTATACAAAACAAGATGggaaaaaaccttcaaaataagTTTGACCCAAAACTCCAAGCGCAACAGTTTTAGCCTACAAAACAATTGAACTCCTTTTGATAATGAAATTATTGAATGTTAATCCAAAAGAACACAATAAATCACCAGATCAGCCCAACGCAGAGATGATAATCTGAGCAGACATGCTTCAATCCTTTGCTGCAAATAATCAAGTGTTCattaaaggaatgctgttattttagccagtaaaatgtttattttattactgtgaaaataaatttaatcatttgtttatttgcaactaatgtatttttgacgccatagtatagcatgtgtcttttttttacatttttgatgtcatagtatagcatgtgttatttttgtacatttttgacgtcatacatgtgtcgtttttgacgtcatagtatagcatgtgtcatttttgtacatttttcacgtcatagtatagcatgtgtcatttttgtagatttttcacgtcatagtatagcatgtgtcatttttgtcgtttttgacgtcatagtatagcatgtgtcatttttatagatttttgacgccatagtatagcatgtgtcatttttgtacatttctgacgccatagtatagcatgtgtcatttttgtcgttttttgacgccatagtatagcatgtgtcattttgtacatttttgacgccatagtatagcatgtgtcatttttgtcgttttttgacgtcatagtatagcatgtgttatttttgtagatttttgatgtcatagtatagcatgtgttattttgtacatttttgacgccatagtatagcatgtgtcatttttgtcggtttttgacgtcatagtatagcatgtgtcatttttgtacatttttgacgccatagtatagcaagtgtcatttttgtacatttttgacgtcatacatgtgtcgtttttgacgtcatagtatagcatgtgtcatttttgtcgttttttgacgccatagtatagcatgtgtcatttttgtacatttttgacgccatagtatagcaagtgtcatttttgtacatttctgacgccatagtatagcatgtgtcatttttgtcgttttttgacgccatagtatagcatgtgtcattttgtacatttttgacgccaaagtatagcatgtgtcatttttgtcgttttttgacgtcatagtatagaatgtgtcatttttgtcgtcatagtgtagcatgtgtcatttttgtcagtttttgacgtcatagtatagcatgtgtcatttttgtcgtttttgacgtcatagtgtagcatgtgtcatttttgtcgtcatagtgtagcatgtgtcatttttgtcagtttttgacgtcatagtatagcatgtgtcatttttgtcgtttttgacgtcatagtgtagcatgtgtcatttttgtcgtcatagtgtagcatgtgtcatttttgtcagtttttgacgtcatagtgtagcatgtgtcatttttgtacatttttgatgtcatagtgtagcatgtgtcatttttgtcgtttttgacgtcatagtatagcatgtgtcatttttgtcgtcatagtgtagcatgtgtcatttttgtcagtttttgacgtcatagtatagcatgtgtcatttttatagatttttgacgccatagtagagcatgtgtcatttttgtcattttttgacgtcatagtatagcatgtgttatttttgtcattttttgacgtcatagtatagcatgtgtcatttttgtacatttttgacgccatagtacagcatgtgtcatttttgtcattttttgacgtcatagtatagcatgtgttatttttgtagatttttgatgtcatagtatagcatgtgtcatttttgtcggtttttgacgtcatagtatagcatgtgtcatttttgtacatttttgacgccatagtatagcaagtgtcatttttgtacatttttgacgtcatacatgtgtcgtttttgacgtcatagtatagcatgtgtcatttttgtcgttttttgacgccatagtatagcatgtgtcatttttgtacatttttgacgccatagtatagcaagtgtcatttttgtacatttttgacgccatagtatagcatgtgtcatttttgtcgttttttgacgccatagtatagcatgtgtcattttgtacatttttgacgccatagtatagcatgtgtcatttttgtcgttttttgacgtcatagtatagcatgtgatttttgtcgttttttgacgtcatagtatagaatgtgtcatttttgtcgtcatagtgtagcatgtgtcatttttgtcagtttttgacgtcatagtatagcatgtgtcatttttgtcgtttttgacgtcatagtgtagcatgtgtcatttttgtcgtcatagtgtagcatgtgtcatttttgtcagtttttgacgtcatagtatagcatgtgtcatttttgacgtcatagtatagcatgtgtcatttttgtcagtttttgacgccatagtatagcatgtgtcattttgtacatttttgacgccatagtatagcatgtgtcatttttgacgtcatagtatagcatgtgtcatttttgtcagtttttgacgccatagtatagcatgtgtcatttttgtcagtttttgacgtcatagtatagcatgtgtcatttttgtcgtttttgacgtcatagtgtagcatgtgtcatttttgtcagtttttcacgtcatagtgtagcatgtgtcatttttgtcgtttttgacgtcatagtgtagcatgtgtcatttttgtcgtcatagtgtagcatgtgtcatttctgtcgtttttgacgtcatagtgtagcatgtgtcatttttgacgtcatagtatagcatgtgtcactgttgtacatttttgacgccatagtatagaatgtgtcatttttgtcgtcatagtgtagcatgtgtcatttttgtcagtttttgacgtcatagtatagcatgtgtcatttttgtcgtttttgacgtcatagtgtagcatgtgtcatttttgtcgtcatagtgtagcatgtgtcatttttgtcagtttttgacgtcatagtatagcatgtgtcatttttgacgtcatagtatagcatgtgtcatttttgtcagtttttgacgccatagtatagcatgtgtcattttgtacatttttgacgccatagtatagcatgtgtcatttttgacgtcatagtatagcatgtgtcatttttgtcagtttttgacgccatagtatagcatgtgtcatttttgtcagtttttgacgtcatagtatagcatgtgtcatttttgtcgtttttgacgtcatagtgtagcatgtgtcatttttgtcagtttttcacgtcatagtgtagcatgtgtcatttttgtcgtttttgacgtcatagtgtagcatgtgtcatttttgtcgtcatagtgtagcatgtgtcatttctgtcgtttttgacgtcatagtgtagcatgtgtcatttttgacgtcatagtatagcatgtgtcactgttgtacatttttgacgccatagtatagaatgtgtcatttttgtcgtcatagtgtagcatgtgtcatttttgtcagtttttgacgtcatagtgtagcatgtgtcatttttgtcgtttttgacgtcatagtatagcatgtgttatttttgtagatttttgatgtcatagtgtagcatgtgtcatttttgtacatttttgacgtcatagtgtagcatgtgtcatttttatagatttttgacgccatagtagagcatgtgtcatttttgtcgtttttcacgtcatagtatagcatgtgtcatttttgtacatttttgacgtcatagtatagcatgtgtcatttttgtcgtttttgacgtcatagtatagcatgtgttatttttgtagatttttgatgtcatagtgtagcatgtgtcatttttgtacatttttgacgtcatacatgtgtcgtttttgacgtcatagtatagcatgtgtcatttttgtagatttttgacgtcatagtatagcatgtgtcatttttgacgtcatagtatagcatgtgtcattttgtacatttttgacgtcatagtatagcatgtgtcatttttgtcgttttttgacgtcatagtatagcatgtgtcatttttgacgtcatagtatagcatgtgtcattttgtacatttttgacgtcatagtatagcatgtgttatttttgtagatttttgatgtcatagtgtagcatgtgtcatttttgtcgtttttgacgtcatagtatagcatgtgttatttttgtagatttttgatgtcatagtgtagcatgtgtcatttttgtagatttttgacgtcatagtatagcatgtgtcatttttgacgtcatagtatagcatgtgtcatttttgtagatttttgacgtcatagtatagcatgtgtcattttgtacatttttgacgtcatagtatagcatgtgtcatttttgtacatttttgacgccatagtgtagcatgtgtcatttttgtacatttttgacgtcatacatgtgtcgtttttgacgtcatagtatagcatgtgttatttttgtagatttttgatgtcatagtgtagcatgtgtcatttttgtcgtttttgacgtcatagtatagcatgtgtcatttttgtcgttttttgacgtcatagtatagcatgtgttatttttgtagatttttgatgtcatagtgtagcatgtgtcatttttgtacatttttgacgtcatac encodes the following:
- the LOC102217214 gene encoding thymidine phosphorylase-like, with protein sequence MPSIVDLIRKKRDGGQLTDEEIKFFIESVTTRRMQDCQIGAMLMAIWQRGMVAAEIRTLTRGMMASGEVMRWPDDWKRLMVDKHSTGGVGDKVSLVLAPALAACGCKGRQQVGEGKH